Proteins from a single region of Thermus albus:
- the mutM gene encoding DNA-formamidopyrimidine glycosylase, which translates to MPELPEVETTRKKLLPLFLGKRLLRIEHQDPLRYRNTERALGQRVEDLRRRGKFLLFALTEGWEMVVHLGMTGGFRLEKTPHTRVAFRLEDQEVFFHDPRRFGRIWVVERGDYREIPLLPRLGLEPLSEEFQFLSFWEGLRKSRKPLKALLLDQSLAAGVGNIYADEALFRAHLSPLRRGRELGKEEALRLFLALKEVLAEAVALGGSTLSDRTYQQPDGLPGSFQERHAVYGRTGLPCPACGTPIAKRTVAGRGTHYCPRCQGA; encoded by the coding sequence ATGCCCGAGCTACCCGAGGTGGAAACCACCCGGAAGAAGCTCCTTCCCCTTTTCCTAGGGAAGCGGCTTCTACGGATAGAGCACCAAGACCCCCTTCGCTACCGGAACACGGAGCGGGCCCTTGGCCAACGGGTAGAGGACCTCCGCCGCCGGGGAAAGTTCCTCCTCTTCGCCCTCACGGAAGGGTGGGAGATGGTGGTCCACCTGGGCATGACCGGGGGCTTCCGCCTGGAAAAGACCCCCCACACCCGGGTGGCCTTCCGCCTCGAGGACCAGGAGGTCTTCTTCCACGACCCCCGGCGCTTTGGCCGCATCTGGGTGGTGGAACGGGGAGACTACCGGGAGATCCCCCTTCTCCCCCGCCTGGGCCTCGAGCCCCTTTCGGAGGAGTTCCAGTTCCTGAGCTTCTGGGAAGGGTTAAGGAAAAGCCGCAAACCCCTAAAGGCCTTGCTCCTAGACCAAAGCCTGGCCGCCGGTGTAGGGAATATTTACGCCGATGAGGCCCTCTTCCGGGCCCACCTCTCCCCCCTTCGCCGGGGACGGGAACTTGGCAAAGAGGAAGCCCTAAGGCTTTTCCTGGCCCTTAAGGAGGTGCTGGCCGAGGCGGTGGCCTTAGGGGGAAGCACCCTCTCCGACCGCACCTACCAGCAACCCGATGGCCTTCCCGGAAGTTTCCAGGAGCGCCACGCCGTCTACGGGCGAACGGGCCTTCCCTGCCCCGCCTGCGGCACTCCCATCGCCAAGAGGACCGTGGCGGGAAGGGGCACCCACTACTGCCCGCGGTGCCAGGGGGCATAG
- a CDS encoding 4a-hydroxytetrahydrobiopterin dehydratase, whose amino-acid sequence MDWEVQQNPERLVKTFSFPNFREALAFAGRVGELAEAEGHHPRLTVEWGRVTVEWWTHSAGGITEKDREMARRTDLLG is encoded by the coding sequence ATGGACTGGGAGGTGCAGCAAAACCCTGAGCGCCTGGTCAAGACCTTTTCCTTCCCCAACTTCCGGGAAGCCCTGGCCTTTGCGGGCCGCGTTGGGGAGCTGGCGGAGGCCGAAGGCCACCATCCCCGCCTCACCGTGGAGTGGGGCCGGGTCACCGTGGAGTGGTGGACCCATAGCGCCGGGGGCATCACGGAAAAGGACCGGGAGATGGCCCGCCGCACCGACCTCCTGGGGTAG
- a CDS encoding ABC transporter permease, with translation MAFGALLVFLFLGLALFYPLGRILILGAGEGLARALANPYYWERYLWSLEYGLLSALFTLFLALPLAFAFRRRFPLREAFLALATLPFVLPTPVVALGFLALLGPRGLLGVDLYGTKALLFLAAVFYNLGLALRILLPVALSLEWPLQAARVLGASPLRAFLRVGLPLLLPAMGSAGVLVFIYAFSAFGVPLLLGGPRYATLEVEVYTLLAYRLAFPEASALMLLEILTLALAVVLYLRLRPYPLPAGGLLPAPSWAYTLGLGGFFLLLFAPLGVLFLHVDPGALASAWASKDFTPLSLALGNTLRFTLLALLLALPLGVAYAAAARRSPLMDLLGLFPLMVSPVAVGLGYLLAYPHLRGSLLLLLAAYALLAYPLLARALLPALRSLSPSLLEAARVLGATPLRAFFRVELPLVFPALQSGLALALAAILGEFGATLVLWRPEWTTLTLAIYERLGRPGEAPFREALAMAGLLALLSGLVFYLLDRGRGRVG, from the coding sequence ATGGCCTTCGGGGCCCTCTTGGTCTTCCTCTTCCTGGGCCTGGCCCTCTTTTATCCCTTGGGGCGGATCCTCATCCTGGGGGCAGGGGAGGGGCTCGCCCGGGCCTTGGCGAACCCGTATTACTGGGAGCGTTACCTTTGGAGCCTGGAATATGGGCTCCTTTCCGCCCTCTTTACCCTATTCCTGGCCTTACCCCTGGCCTTTGCCTTTCGGCGCCGGTTTCCCTTGCGGGAGGCCTTCCTAGCCCTTGCCACCTTGCCCTTCGTCCTGCCCACCCCGGTGGTGGCCCTGGGGTTCTTGGCCCTTTTGGGGCCCAGGGGGCTTTTGGGGGTGGACCTCTATGGCACCAAGGCTCTCCTCTTCCTGGCCGCGGTGTTTTATAACCTGGGCCTGGCCTTAAGGATCCTCCTGCCGGTGGCTTTGAGCCTGGAATGGCCTTTGCAGGCGGCTAGGGTCTTAGGAGCTTCCCCCCTTCGGGCCTTCCTCAGGGTGGGGCTTCCCCTTCTTTTGCCCGCCATGGGTTCGGCTGGGGTTTTGGTCTTCATCTACGCCTTTTCCGCCTTTGGGGTGCCCCTTCTTCTGGGCGGGCCCCGGTACGCCACCCTGGAGGTGGAGGTCTACACCCTCTTGGCCTACCGCCTGGCCTTTCCTGAGGCCAGCGCCCTCATGCTCCTGGAGATCCTCACCCTGGCCCTGGCTGTGGTCCTCTACCTCCGGCTTAGGCCTTATCCCCTTCCCGCGGGAGGGCTTCTTCCCGCTCCCTCCTGGGCCTACACCTTGGGTCTAGGGGGCTTTTTCCTTCTTCTTTTTGCTCCCCTGGGGGTGCTTTTCCTCCACGTGGATCCCGGGGCCTTGGCCTCGGCCTGGGCCTCCAAGGACTTCACCCCCCTGTCCTTGGCCCTGGGCAATACCCTCCGCTTCACCCTGTTGGCCCTCCTTTTGGCCTTGCCCTTGGGGGTGGCCTATGCGGCGGCGGCCCGGAGGAGCCCCCTCATGGACCTTTTGGGCCTCTTTCCCCTTATGGTGAGCCCGGTGGCGGTGGGCCTCGGCTACCTTCTCGCCTACCCCCATCTTCGGGGCTCCCTGCTCCTCCTGCTGGCCGCCTATGCCCTTCTGGCCTACCCCCTCCTGGCCCGGGCCCTCTTACCTGCCTTGCGCAGTCTTTCCCCAAGCCTCCTCGAGGCCGCCCGGGTCCTGGGGGCTACACCCCTTAGGGCTTTTTTCCGGGTGGAGCTTCCCTTGGTCTTCCCCGCTCTGCAATCGGGCCTGGCCTTGGCCTTGGCGGCCATTTTGGGGGAGTTTGGGGCCACCCTGGTGCTTTGGCGCCCCGAGTGGACCACCCTGACCCTGGCCATCTACGAGCGCTTGGGCCGGCCTGGGGAAGCCCCTTTCCGGGAGGCCTTGGCCATGGCTGGCCTTCTGGCCTTGCTTTCGGGGCTTGTCTTCTACCTTCTGGACCGGGGCAGGGGGCGGGTGGGCTGA
- a CDS encoding thiamine ABC transporter substrate-binding protein yields the protein MLRFWSLLVLLAFGFAQEITVLTHSSFSLDKGLIAQFERETGLKLRFLKGGDAGETLNRAILTKGAPIADVIYGFDNTFLSRALEADILLPYRSPEIRNLKATLLLDPTFRALPVDYGWVSLNYHRAYFKDRPLPKIPADLARPEYARLLVVQNPATSSPGLAFLMATVARFGEDGYLDFWARLRDGGVRVAKGWSEAYYTHFTLYKGDRPLVVSYTTSPAAEVYYSEGKYQEPPTGNLFPELAFFQVEFVGVLKGTKNLEGARKVVDWFLSKPVQENIPTEMWMYPARRDAKLPEVFRFAPEPVGSVRLDPKAMAENRERWIEEWTKVVLQGQSPEAVRRGRR from the coding sequence ATGTTAAGGTTTTGGTCTTTGCTGGTCCTTTTGGCCTTCGGCTTTGCCCAGGAGATCACCGTCCTCACCCACAGCAGCTTTTCCCTGGATAAGGGGCTCATCGCCCAGTTTGAGCGGGAAACGGGCCTGAAGCTCCGCTTCCTCAAGGGTGGGGATGCCGGGGAGACCCTAAACCGGGCCATCCTCACCAAGGGGGCGCCCATCGCCGACGTGATCTACGGCTTTGACAACACCTTTTTGTCCCGGGCCCTCGAGGCGGATATCCTGCTTCCCTACCGCAGCCCGGAGATCCGGAACCTCAAGGCCACCCTGCTTCTGGACCCCACCTTCCGCGCCCTGCCCGTGGACTACGGCTGGGTGAGCCTGAACTACCACCGGGCCTACTTCAAGGACCGGCCTTTGCCCAAGATACCCGCCGACCTCGCCCGGCCCGAGTACGCCAGGCTTTTGGTGGTGCAAAACCCCGCCACCAGCTCCCCGGGCCTGGCCTTCCTCATGGCCACCGTGGCCCGCTTCGGGGAGGATGGCTACCTGGACTTCTGGGCCCGGCTTCGGGACGGAGGGGTGCGGGTGGCCAAGGGTTGGAGCGAGGCCTACTACACCCACTTCACCCTCTACAAGGGGGATCGGCCCCTGGTGGTCTCCTACACCACCAGTCCCGCCGCCGAGGTCTACTACTCCGAGGGCAAGTACCAAGAGCCCCCCACGGGGAACCTTTTCCCGGAGCTGGCCTTCTTCCAGGTGGAGTTCGTGGGGGTCCTGAAGGGGACCAAGAACCTGGAAGGGGCCAGGAAGGTGGTGGACTGGTTCCTTTCCAAGCCGGTGCAGGAGAACATCCCCACGGAGATGTGGATGTACCCGGCCCGCCGCGATGCCAAGCTCCCCGAGGTCTTCCGCTTTGCCCCAGAGCCCGTGGGGAGCGTGCGCTTGGACCCTAAGGCCATGGCGGAAAACCGCGAGCGCTGGATTGAGGAGTGGACCAAGGTGGTCCTCCAGGGGCAAAGCCCCGAGGCGGTGCGGCGGGGCAGGCGCTAG
- the rpoC gene encoding DNA-directed RNA polymerase subunit beta' has protein sequence MKKEVRKVRIALASPEKIRSWSYGEVEKPETINYRTLKPEKDGLFDERIFGPTKDYECACGKYKRQRFEGKVCERCGVEVTKSIVRRYRMGHIELATPAAHIWFVKDVPSKIGTLLDLSATELEQVLYFSKYIVLDPKGAVLDGVPVQKRQLLTDEEYRELRYGKQETYPLPQGVDALVKDGEEVVKGQELFPGVVSRMDGVALYRFPRRVRIDYLRKERAGLRLPLAAWVEKEAYRPGEVLAELPEPYRFRAEEEGVVELKELEEGHLLTLLKEDEPVVRYFLPVGLTPLVVQGEVVEKGQPLAEGRGLLRMPRHMAAKEVEVEEEGDTVYLTFFLEWTEPKDYPIAPHMNVVVPEGAHVQAGEKVVAAIDPEEEVIAEAEGVVHLHEPASIVVMKARLYPFEEDVEVTTGDRVAPGDVLADGGKVKSEIYGRVEVDLVRNVVRVVESYDIDARMGAEAIQALLKELDLEKLEAELLEEMKHPSRARRAKARKRLEVVRAFLDSGNRPEWMVLEAVPVLPPDLRPMVQVDGGRFATSDLNDLYRRLINRNNRLKKLLAQGAPEIIIRNEKRMLQEAVDAVIDNGRRGSPVTNPGSERPLRSLTDILSGKQGRFRQNLLGKRVDYSGRSVIVVGPQLKLHQCGLPKRMALELFKPFLLKKMEEKGIAPNVKAARRMLERQRDIKDEVWDALEEVIHGKVVLLNRAPTLHRLGIQAFQPVLVEGQSIQLHPLVCEAFNADFDGDQMAVHVPLSSFAQAEARIQMLSAHNLLSPASGEPLAKPSRDIILGLYYITQVRREKKGAGREFATPEEALAAYERGEVALNAPIKVGGRETSVGRLKFVFASPDEALLAVAHGLLDLQDVVTVRYLGKRLETSPGRVLFARIVGEAVGDEKVAQELLQMDVPQEKNSLKDLVYQSFLRLGIEKTARLLDALKYYGFTLSTTSGITIGIDDAVIPPEKQKFLEEADKKLRQIEQAYEMGFLTDRERYDQVIQLWTETTEKVTQAVFKNFEENYPFNPLYVMAQSGARGNPQQIRQLCGMRGLMQKPSGETFEVPVRSSFREGLTVLEYFISSHGARKGGADTALRTADSGYLTRKLVDVAHEIVVREADCGTTNFISVPLFQPDEVTRTLRLRKRSDIESGLYGRVLAREVEVLGQRLEEGRYLTLEDVALLIKAAEAGEIKEVPVRSPLTCQTRYGVCQKCYGYDLSMARPVSIGEAVGVVAAESIGEPGTQLTMRTFHTGGVAVGTDITQGLPRVIELFEARRPKAKAVISEIDGVVRIEETEEKLSVFVESEGFSKEYKLSKDARLVVKDGDYVEAGQPLTRGAVDPHQLLEAKGPEAVERYLVDEIQKVYRAQGVKLHDKHIEIVVRQMLKYVEVTDPGDSRLLEGQVLEKWDVEALNERLIAEGKTPVAWKPLLMGVTKSALSTKSWLSAASFQNTTHVLTEAAIAGKKDELIGLKENVILGRLIPAGTGSDFVRFTQVMDKKTLKAIEEARKEAVEAKEPAVRRPARREQPGKQA, from the coding sequence ATGAAAAAGGAAGTTCGCAAGGTCCGCATCGCCCTGGCCTCTCCGGAAAAGATCCGCTCCTGGAGCTACGGGGAGGTGGAGAAGCCCGAAACCATCAACTACCGCACCCTGAAGCCTGAAAAGGATGGGCTCTTTGACGAGCGCATCTTCGGCCCCACCAAGGACTACGAGTGCGCCTGCGGCAAGTACAAGCGCCAGCGCTTTGAGGGCAAGGTGTGCGAGCGCTGTGGGGTGGAGGTCACCAAGAGCATCGTGCGCCGCTACCGCATGGGGCACATCGAGCTGGCCACCCCGGCGGCCCACATCTGGTTCGTGAAGGACGTGCCCTCCAAGATCGGGACCCTTCTGGACCTCTCCGCCACCGAGCTGGAGCAGGTCCTCTACTTCAGCAAGTACATCGTCTTGGACCCCAAGGGGGCGGTGCTGGATGGGGTGCCGGTGCAGAAGCGGCAGCTTCTCACGGACGAGGAGTACCGGGAACTCCGCTACGGTAAGCAGGAAACCTACCCCTTGCCCCAAGGGGTGGACGCCCTGGTCAAGGACGGGGAGGAGGTGGTGAAGGGGCAGGAGCTTTTCCCCGGGGTGGTGAGCCGCATGGACGGGGTGGCCCTGTACCGCTTCCCCCGGCGGGTGCGGATCGATTACCTGCGCAAGGAACGGGCGGGCCTCCGCCTTCCCCTTGCCGCCTGGGTGGAGAAGGAGGCCTATAGGCCAGGGGAGGTCCTGGCGGAGCTCCCCGAGCCCTACCGCTTCCGGGCGGAGGAGGAGGGGGTGGTGGAGCTGAAGGAGCTGGAGGAGGGCCACCTCCTCACCCTGCTTAAGGAGGATGAGCCCGTGGTCCGCTACTTCCTCCCCGTGGGGCTTACCCCCTTGGTGGTCCAGGGGGAGGTGGTGGAAAAGGGCCAGCCCTTGGCGGAGGGGCGGGGGCTTTTGCGCATGCCCCGGCACATGGCCGCCAAGGAGGTGGAGGTGGAGGAGGAAGGGGATACCGTCTACCTCACCTTCTTCCTGGAGTGGACCGAACCCAAGGATTACCCCATCGCCCCCCATATGAACGTGGTGGTGCCCGAGGGGGCCCACGTCCAGGCGGGGGAGAAGGTGGTGGCGGCCATTGACCCCGAGGAGGAGGTGATCGCCGAGGCCGAGGGGGTGGTCCACCTGCACGAGCCCGCCAGCATCGTGGTGATGAAGGCCCGCCTCTACCCCTTTGAAGAGGACGTGGAGGTGACCACCGGGGACCGGGTGGCCCCGGGGGATGTCCTGGCGGATGGGGGCAAGGTGAAGAGCGAGATCTACGGCCGGGTGGAGGTGGACCTGGTGCGGAACGTGGTGCGGGTGGTGGAGTCCTACGACATCGACGCCCGCATGGGGGCCGAGGCCATCCAGGCCCTCCTGAAGGAGCTGGACCTGGAGAAGTTAGAGGCCGAGCTTTTGGAGGAGATGAAGCACCCCTCCCGGGCCCGGCGGGCCAAGGCCAGGAAGCGCCTTGAAGTGGTCCGGGCCTTCCTGGACTCGGGCAACCGCCCGGAGTGGATGGTTCTGGAGGCGGTCCCCGTGCTACCTCCCGACCTCCGGCCCATGGTGCAGGTGGATGGGGGCCGCTTCGCCACCAGCGACCTCAACGACCTCTACCGCCGCCTCATCAACCGCAACAACCGCCTGAAGAAACTCCTGGCCCAAGGGGCTCCGGAGATCATCATCCGCAACGAGAAGCGCATGCTCCAGGAGGCGGTGGATGCGGTGATTGACAACGGCCGCCGCGGTTCTCCCGTCACCAACCCGGGCTCCGAACGCCCCTTGCGTAGCCTCACCGACATCCTCTCCGGCAAGCAGGGCCGCTTCCGCCAGAACCTCTTGGGCAAGCGGGTGGACTACTCGGGGCGGAGCGTGATCGTGGTGGGGCCCCAGCTCAAGCTCCACCAGTGCGGCCTGCCCAAGCGCATGGCCCTGGAGCTCTTTAAGCCCTTCCTCCTGAAGAAGATGGAGGAAAAGGGCATTGCCCCCAACGTCAAGGCGGCCCGCAGGATGCTGGAAAGGCAGCGGGACATCAAGGACGAGGTGTGGGACGCCCTGGAGGAGGTGATCCACGGCAAGGTGGTCCTCCTGAACCGGGCCCCCACCCTGCACCGCCTGGGCATCCAGGCCTTCCAGCCGGTGCTGGTGGAGGGCCAGTCCATCCAGCTCCACCCCCTGGTCTGCGAGGCCTTTAACGCCGACTTTGACGGGGACCAGATGGCGGTGCACGTGCCCCTCTCCTCCTTCGCCCAGGCGGAGGCCCGCATCCAGATGCTCTCCGCCCACAACCTCCTCTCCCCGGCCTCCGGGGAGCCCTTGGCCAAGCCCAGCCGGGACATCATCCTGGGGCTTTACTACATTACCCAGGTGCGCCGGGAGAAGAAGGGGGCGGGCCGGGAGTTCGCCACCCCCGAGGAGGCCCTGGCCGCCTACGAGCGGGGGGAGGTGGCCTTGAACGCCCCCATCAAGGTGGGGGGTAGGGAGACCAGCGTGGGCCGGCTGAAGTTCGTCTTCGCCAGCCCCGACGAGGCCCTTTTGGCGGTGGCCCACGGCCTTTTGGACCTCCAGGACGTGGTCACGGTGCGCTACCTGGGCAAGCGGCTGGAGACCAGCCCGGGCCGGGTGCTCTTTGCCCGCATTGTGGGCGAGGCGGTGGGGGACGAGAAGGTGGCCCAGGAGCTTTTGCAGATGGACGTGCCCCAGGAGAAGAACTCCCTTAAGGACCTGGTCTACCAGTCCTTCCTGCGCCTGGGCATTGAGAAGACCGCCCGGCTCCTGGATGCCCTCAAGTACTACGGCTTCACCCTTTCCACCACCAGCGGCATCACCATCGGCATCGACGATGCCGTGATCCCTCCCGAGAAGCAGAAGTTCTTGGAGGAGGCGGATAAGAAGCTCCGGCAGATCGAGCAGGCCTACGAGATGGGCTTCCTCACCGACCGGGAGCGCTACGACCAGGTGATCCAGCTCTGGACCGAGACCACGGAAAAGGTCACCCAGGCGGTCTTCAAGAACTTTGAGGAGAACTACCCCTTCAACCCCCTCTACGTGATGGCCCAGTCCGGGGCCCGGGGTAACCCCCAGCAGATCCGCCAGCTTTGCGGCATGCGCGGCCTCATGCAAAAGCCCTCGGGGGAGACCTTTGAGGTGCCGGTGCGCTCCTCCTTCCGGGAGGGCCTCACCGTGTTGGAGTACTTCATCTCCAGCCACGGGGCCCGCAAGGGTGGGGCGGACACCGCCCTCAGGACCGCGGACTCCGGGTACCTCACCCGGAAGCTGGTGGACGTGGCCCACGAGATCGTGGTGCGGGAGGCGGACTGCGGCACCACCAACTTCATTTCAGTACCCCTTTTCCAGCCCGACGAGGTAACCCGGACCTTGCGCCTGAGGAAGCGCTCCGACATCGAGTCTGGGCTTTATGGCCGGGTTTTGGCCCGGGAGGTGGAGGTTCTGGGCCAGCGGCTGGAGGAAGGGCGGTACCTGACCCTCGAGGACGTGGCCCTCCTCATCAAGGCGGCAGAGGCCGGGGAGATCAAGGAGGTGCCGGTGCGGAGCCCCCTCACCTGCCAGACCCGCTACGGGGTCTGCCAGAAGTGCTACGGCTACGACCTTTCCATGGCCCGGCCCGTGTCCATCGGGGAAGCGGTGGGGGTGGTGGCGGCGGAGTCCATCGGCGAGCCCGGCACCCAGCTCACCATGCGCACCTTCCACACGGGTGGCGTGGCGGTGGGCACCGACATCACCCAGGGTCTGCCCCGGGTCATCGAGCTCTTTGAGGCCCGCAGGCCCAAGGCCAAGGCGGTGATCTCCGAGATCGACGGGGTGGTGCGCATAGAGGAAACCGAGGAGAAGCTTTCGGTCTTCGTGGAGTCCGAAGGCTTTTCCAAGGAGTATAAGCTTTCCAAGGACGCCCGCTTGGTGGTGAAGGACGGGGACTACGTGGAGGCGGGCCAGCCCCTGACCCGTGGGGCCGTGGACCCCCACCAGCTTCTAGAGGCCAAGGGCCCCGAGGCGGTGGAGCGCTACCTGGTGGACGAGATCCAGAAGGTCTACCGGGCCCAGGGGGTAAAGCTCCACGACAAGCACATTGAGATCGTGGTGCGGCAGATGCTCAAGTACGTGGAGGTCACCGATCCCGGGGACAGCCGGCTTCTGGAGGGCCAGGTCCTGGAGAAGTGGGATGTGGAGGCCCTAAACGAAAGGCTCATCGCCGAGGGCAAAACCCCCGTGGCCTGGAAGCCCCTCCTCATGGGGGTCACCAAGAGCGCCCTTTCCACCAAGAGCTGGCTTTCCGCCGCCAGCTTCCAGAACACCACCCACGTGCTCACCGAGGCGGCCATCGCCGGCAAGAAGGACGAGCTCATCGGCCTCAAGGAAAACGTCATCCTGGGCCGCCTGATCCCCGCCGGCACGGGAAGCGACTTCGTCCGCTTCACCCAGGTGATGGACAAGAAGACCCTCAAGGCCATTGAGGAGGCCCGCAAAGAGGCAGTGGAGGCCAAGGAACCCGCGGTGCGCCGCCCTGCCCGCCGGGAGCAGCCGGGTAAGCAGGCCTAG
- a CDS encoding acyl-CoA thioesterase: MEARTLELVFPEHTNPLGAAFGGFVLGLMDKVGSYAAARRARKPVVTVAVGSVEFKVPIRTGDLLEVVAKVVRVGRTSLTVEVEVYKEPFGQGDGRVLATKGELTYVAVDDKGHPVPVD, from the coding sequence ATGGAGGCGCGCACCTTAGAGCTGGTCTTCCCCGAGCACACCAACCCCCTAGGCGCCGCCTTTGGCGGCTTCGTGCTGGGCCTCATGGACAAGGTGGGCTCCTACGCCGCCGCCAGAAGGGCCAGGAAACCGGTGGTGACGGTGGCGGTGGGCAGCGTGGAGTTCAAGGTTCCCATCCGTACCGGGGACCTTCTGGAGGTGGTGGCCAAGGTGGTGCGGGTGGGGCGCACCTCCTTGACGGTGGAGGTGGAGGTCTACAAGGAGCCCTTCGGTCAAGGGGACGGCCGGGTGCTGGCCACCAAGGGGGAACTCACCTACGTAGCGGTGGACGACAAGGGCCATCCCGTGCCCGTGGACTAA
- a CDS encoding alpha/beta fold hydrolase: protein MREEIGYIPVGEAELYVEDVGDEHAPAIIVLHGGPGGNAYALREGLQEHLEDFRVVYFDQRGSGRSLELPQDPRLFTVDALVEDTLALAEALGLERFHLLAHGFGAIVALELLRRHSEVGGAILMAPWVSFPWLSARLAEAAGLEPLADPEENLKAALQRAEPKVLFDRLMFPTPRGRLEYEWVAEGSGILGPDTPALAFLHNGLWRLDYTPYLFPSPRPVAVVVGERDGTSYPYAEEVAERLRASIHVVQQAGHYPWIDQPEAFGEVFRESLEGLLAPWRV from the coding sequence ATGCGGGAAGAAATCGGGTACATCCCCGTAGGGGAAGCGGAGCTCTACGTGGAGGACGTGGGGGATGAGCATGCCCCGGCCATCATCGTCCTCCACGGGGGGCCCGGGGGCAACGCCTATGCCCTCAGGGAGGGGCTTCAGGAGCACCTGGAGGACTTCCGGGTGGTCTACTTTGACCAGCGGGGTTCGGGCCGGAGCCTGGAGCTTCCCCAAGATCCCAGGCTTTTCACCGTGGATGCCTTGGTGGAGGATACCCTGGCCCTGGCGGAGGCCTTGGGCCTTGAACGCTTTCACCTCCTGGCCCACGGGTTTGGGGCCATCGTGGCCCTGGAGCTTCTGCGCCGGCATTCGGAGGTGGGCGGGGCCATTTTGATGGCCCCTTGGGTGAGCTTCCCCTGGCTATCCGCAAGGCTGGCGGAGGCTGCGGGCTTAGAGCCCTTGGCCGACCCTGAGGAAAACCTTAAGGCCGCTTTGCAAAGGGCCGAACCCAAGGTGCTCTTTGACCGGCTCATGTTCCCCACCCCTCGCGGCCGCCTGGAGTACGAGTGGGTGGCGGAAGGCTCCGGGATTCTGGGGCCCGACACCCCGGCTTTGGCCTTTTTGCATAACGGCCTTTGGCGGCTGGACTACACCCCTTACCTCTTCCCCAGTCCTAGACCGGTGGCGGTGGTGGTGGGGGAAAGGGACGGTACCAGCTACCCCTACGCCGAGGAGGTGGCGGAGCGCCTTAGGGCCTCCATCCACGTGGTCCAGCAGGCCGGGCACTACCCTTGGATTGACCAGCCGGAGGCCTTTGGCGAGGTCTTTCGGGAAAGCCTCGAGGGCCTGCTGGCTCCTTGGAGGGTGTGA
- a CDS encoding fuculose-1-phosphate aldolase codes for MLARLYGVFRQVGEDLFHHRLISATAGNFSVRTKEGFLITKSGVQKGRLTPEDLVEVPLEGPFPQGASVESVIHREVYLRTPARAIVHAHPRVAVALSLHLDSLVPLDLEGQYYLKEVPVLAPKTVSATLEAALAVAEALKDRRACLLRGHGAFAIGLKEKPEEALLEAYSLLTTLEESAEILFYHRLWGKG; via the coding sequence ATGTTGGCCCGGCTTTATGGGGTCTTTCGCCAGGTGGGGGAGGACCTTTTCCACCATAGGCTCATTTCCGCCACCGCGGGCAACTTTTCCGTGCGCACCAAGGAGGGCTTTCTCATCACCAAAAGTGGGGTGCAGAAGGGGAGGCTTACCCCGGAGGACCTGGTGGAGGTGCCCCTGGAGGGTCCCTTTCCGCAAGGGGCCAGCGTGGAAAGCGTCATCCACCGGGAGGTTTACCTGCGGACGCCGGCCCGGGCCATCGTCCATGCCCATCCCCGGGTGGCGGTGGCCCTTTCCCTGCACCTGGACTCCCTGGTGCCCCTGGACCTCGAGGGCCAGTACTACCTGAAGGAGGTCCCGGTGCTGGCCCCCAAAACCGTGAGCGCCACCCTCGAGGCAGCCTTAGCGGTGGCCGAGGCCCTTAAGGACAGGCGGGCCTGCCTCCTAAGGGGGCATGGGGCCTTCGCCATCGGGCTCAAGGAGAAACCGGAGGAGGCCCTTTTGGAGGCCTATAGCCTCCTCACCACCCTGGAGGAGAGCGCCGAGATCCTCTTCTACCACCGCCTTTGGGGGAAGGGATGA